A single genomic interval of Streptomyces sp. NBC_00663 harbors:
- the nadA gene encoding quinolinate synthase NadA translates to MTTAQTQELDVQPTPLALLLLGREADPKSERGVECPGDLPSPSDPDLVERARAAKEKLGDKVFVLGHHYQRDEVIQFADVTGDSFKLARDAAARPEAEYIVFCGVHFMAESADILTGDDQKVVLPDLAAGCSMADMATAEQVAECWDVLTEAGIAEQVVPVSYMNSSADIKAFTGKHGGTICTSSNAKRALDWAFEQGDKVLFLPDQHLGRNTAVRDMGMSLEDCVVYNPHKPNGGLTADQLRAAKMILWRGHCSVHGRFSLDSVNDVRERIPGVNVLVHPECKHEVVAAADYVGSTEYIIKALEAAPAGSKWAIGTELNLVRRLANRFAPEGKEIVFLDKTVCFCSTMNRIDLPHLVWTLESLAEGKLVNRIEVDKETEAFAKLALERMLALP, encoded by the coding sequence GTGACCACCGCCCAGACCCAGGAGCTCGACGTACAGCCGACGCCCCTTGCCCTGCTGCTCCTCGGCCGTGAAGCCGACCCGAAGAGCGAGCGGGGTGTGGAGTGCCCCGGCGATCTGCCCTCGCCGTCCGACCCGGACCTGGTGGAGCGTGCCCGCGCGGCCAAGGAGAAGCTCGGGGACAAGGTCTTCGTCCTCGGCCACCACTACCAGCGTGACGAGGTCATCCAGTTCGCCGATGTCACGGGCGACTCCTTCAAGCTGGCCCGGGACGCGGCCGCGCGCCCGGAGGCCGAGTACATCGTGTTCTGCGGTGTGCACTTCATGGCGGAGTCGGCGGACATCCTGACCGGCGACGACCAGAAGGTGGTCCTCCCCGACCTCGCCGCCGGCTGCTCCATGGCCGACATGGCCACCGCGGAACAGGTCGCCGAGTGCTGGGACGTGCTGACCGAGGCCGGGATAGCCGAGCAGGTCGTGCCGGTCTCCTACATGAACTCGTCCGCGGACATCAAGGCGTTCACGGGCAAGCACGGCGGCACGATCTGCACCTCCTCGAATGCCAAGCGCGCGCTGGACTGGGCCTTCGAGCAGGGCGACAAGGTGCTGTTCCTCCCCGACCAGCACCTCGGCCGCAACACCGCCGTCCGGGACATGGGCATGTCCCTGGAGGACTGTGTCGTCTACAACCCGCACAAGCCGAACGGCGGGCTGACCGCCGACCAGCTGCGCGCCGCCAAGATGATCCTGTGGCGCGGCCACTGCTCGGTGCACGGCCGGTTCTCGCTGGACTCGGTCAACGACGTGCGCGAGCGCATCCCGGGCGTCAACGTCCTGGTCCACCCCGAGTGCAAGCACGAGGTCGTGGCGGCGGCGGACTACGTCGGTTCGACGGAGTACATCATCAAGGCGCTGGAGGCGGCCCCGGCCGGTTCCAAGTGGGCCATCGGGACCGAGCTGAACCTCGTCCGCCGGCTCGCGAACCGTTTCGCGCCCGAGGGCAAGGAGATCGTCTTCCTCGACAAGACGGTCTGCTTCTGCTCGACCATGAACCGCATCGACCTCCCCCACCTCGTGTGGACGCTGGAGTCGCTCGCCGAGGGCAAGCTCGTCAACCGCATCGAGGTCGACAAGGAGACCGAGGCGTTCGCGAAGCTGGCGCTGGAGCGGATGCTGGCCCTGCCGTAG
- a CDS encoding HesB/IscA family protein, protein MSVSDETSTVTDGIILSDAAAAKVKALLDQEGRDDLALRVAVQPGGCSGLRYQLFFDERSLDGDVVKDFDGVKVVTDRMSAPYLGGASIDFVDTIEKQGFTIDNPNATGSCACGDSFS, encoded by the coding sequence ATGTCCGTATCGGACGAGACCAGCACCGTCACCGACGGCATCATCCTGTCCGACGCCGCCGCGGCGAAGGTCAAGGCCCTGCTCGACCAGGAAGGCCGTGACGACCTGGCCCTGCGTGTCGCCGTTCAGCCCGGTGGCTGCTCCGGCCTGCGCTACCAGCTCTTCTTCGACGAGCGTTCCCTCGACGGCGACGTCGTCAAGGACTTCGACGGCGTCAAGGTCGTCACCGACCGCATGAGCGCCCCCTACCTGGGCGGCGCGTCCATCGACTTCGTCGACACCATCGAGAAGCAGGGCTTCACGATCGACAACCCGAACGCGACGGGCTCCTGCGCCTGCGGCGACTCCTTCAGCTAA
- a CDS encoding PT domain-containing protein, translating to MNTERPDNDDDAEVVDRDTGADEAAEEATETAAEETVAEEPGEAGETVAEDTGDSQEPVVAATAERDEAEHPARRRSPVLIASVAAAVLLVGGGGAYLAAGAAGGSGGGGTTSGAPGDDTPPPLHLDGYTEGGGTGGIAPGEPNPYGVTYQADGTLPDGPDSAPVYRATGEVTEDEVARLAEALGVAGTPVLEGKAWKVGGQDAAGPSLQVNQLAPGTWTFHRYAPGTDDCKSETVCASDPAAPAGDPVSADAAKKAAAPVLKAVGQDDAKVDASQVMGAQRVVNADPVVGGLPTHGWTTGVTVNAQGEVVGGSGQLKAPVKGDTYPVVGAEKALELMNAAPATDHRMGIGGCASPVPLKDRLEAPCGSTSGTPSTPKQDTITVEKAVFGLAAQYVDARQTLVPSWLFEVKASGAQDSFTVTYPAVDPKYIASATPSSEPTGEPTGEPTGEPTAPPSPRPTGPGSDEPTAAPATRDVQVDGYSADGKELTVSFTGGVCADYKAAAVEGSDKVTVTVTETPWPDKVCVMIAKVYHQSVQLDEPLGDREVVGSDGKAIPLEKAGARLPETSGAR from the coding sequence GTGAACACCGAGCGACCCGACAACGACGACGACGCCGAGGTCGTCGACAGGGACACGGGCGCCGATGAGGCTGCCGAGGAGGCCACGGAGACGGCGGCCGAGGAGACGGTCGCCGAGGAGCCTGGTGAGGCCGGCGAGACGGTCGCCGAAGACACCGGTGACTCTCAGGAGCCGGTTGTCGCGGCCACGGCGGAACGGGACGAGGCCGAGCACCCCGCACGGCGTCGGTCCCCCGTGCTCATCGCCTCCGTCGCCGCCGCCGTGCTGCTGGTCGGCGGCGGTGGGGCGTATCTCGCCGCCGGTGCCGCAGGCGGCTCGGGCGGCGGCGGTACGACGTCCGGGGCGCCCGGCGACGACACTCCCCCGCCGCTGCACCTGGACGGGTACACCGAGGGCGGCGGTACGGGCGGTATCGCACCCGGGGAGCCCAATCCGTACGGCGTGACCTACCAGGCCGACGGCACGCTCCCGGACGGTCCCGACTCCGCGCCCGTGTACCGGGCCACCGGCGAGGTCACCGAGGACGAGGTGGCCCGGCTGGCCGAGGCGCTCGGGGTGGCCGGGACGCCGGTCCTGGAGGGGAAGGCGTGGAAGGTCGGCGGGCAGGACGCCGCCGGGCCGAGTCTCCAGGTGAACCAGCTCGCGCCGGGGACGTGGACGTTCCACCGGTACGCGCCCGGCACCGACGACTGCAAGAGCGAGACGGTGTGTGCGAGCGACCCCGCCGCTCCGGCCGGCGACCCGGTGAGCGCGGACGCCGCGAAGAAGGCGGCGGCGCCGGTCCTGAAGGCGGTCGGGCAGGACGACGCCAAGGTCGACGCGAGCCAGGTCATGGGCGCGCAGCGGGTCGTGAACGCCGATCCGGTGGTCGGCGGGCTGCCGACGCACGGCTGGACGACCGGGGTCACCGTCAACGCGCAGGGTGAGGTGGTCGGCGGCAGCGGTCAGTTGAAGGCGCCGGTGAAGGGCGACACATATCCGGTCGTGGGTGCGGAGAAGGCCCTGGAGCTGATGAACGCGGCGCCCGCGACCGACCATCGGATGGGGATCGGCGGCTGCGCCAGTCCCGTACCGCTGAAGGACCGCCTTGAGGCGCCCTGCGGGTCGACGTCCGGCACGCCCAGCACGCCGAAGCAGGACACGATCACCGTCGAGAAGGCCGTGTTCGGTCTTGCCGCGCAGTATGTGGACGCGCGGCAGACGCTGGTGCCGTCCTGGCTGTTCGAGGTGAAGGCGTCGGGGGCGCAGGACTCCTTCACGGTGACCTATCCCGCGGTCGACCCGAAGTACATCGCCTCGGCCACCCCGTCCTCGGAGCCGACCGGTGAGCCGACGGGTGAGCCGACGGGTGAGCCGACCGCCCCGCCGAGCCCGCGGCCGACCGGGCCGGGTTCCGACGAGCCGACCGCGGCGCCGGCCACGCGGGACGTGCAGGTGGACGGCTACTCCGCCGACGGCAAGGAGCTGACGGTGAGCTTCACGGGCGGGGTGTGCGCCGACTACAAGGCGGCGGCCGTCGAGGGCTCGGACAAGGTGACCGTCACGGTCACCGAGACGCCGTGGCCCGACAAGGTCTGCGTCATGATCGCCAAGGTCTACCACCAGAGCGTGCAGCTCGACGAGCCGCTGGGCGACCGCGAGGTCGTGGGCTCGGACGGCAAGGCGATCCCGCTGGAGAAGGCGGGGGCGCGGCTGCCGGAGACCTCCGGGGCGCGGTAG
- a CDS encoding carbohydrate kinase family protein, whose protein sequence is MRIAVTGSIATDHLMTFPGRFADQFVADQLHTVSLSFLVDNLDVRRGGVGANIAFGMGQLGTEPILVGAAGFDFDEYRAWLDRHGVDTASVRISETLHTARFVCTTDADHNQIGSFYTGAMSEARLIELKTVSDRVGGLDLVLIGADDPEAMLRHTEECRSRSIPFAADFSQQIARMNGDEIRVLLEGATYLFSNEYEKGLIESKTGWTDAEILEKVGHRVTTLGSRGVRIEKTGEEPIVVGCAEEERKADPTGVGDAFRAGFLSGLAWGVSLERAAQVGCMLATLVIETVGTQEYQLRRGHFMERFTKAYGDEAAAEVQKHLA, encoded by the coding sequence GTGCGCATCGCAGTCACCGGCTCCATCGCCACCGACCACCTCATGACCTTCCCCGGGCGCTTCGCCGACCAGTTCGTCGCGGACCAGCTCCACACGGTCTCGCTCTCCTTCCTGGTCGACAACCTTGACGTACGCCGGGGCGGCGTAGGCGCGAACATCGCCTTCGGCATGGGTCAACTGGGCACCGAGCCGATCCTGGTCGGCGCCGCAGGCTTCGACTTCGACGAGTACCGGGCGTGGCTGGACCGCCACGGCGTCGACACCGCCTCGGTCCGTATCTCCGAGACCCTGCACACCGCCCGCTTCGTCTGCACCACTGACGCCGACCACAACCAGATCGGCTCCTTCTACACCGGTGCGATGAGCGAGGCCCGCCTCATCGAGCTCAAGACCGTCTCGGACCGCGTCGGCGGCCTCGACCTGGTCCTCATCGGCGCCGACGACCCGGAGGCGATGCTCCGCCACACGGAGGAGTGCCGCTCCCGCTCCATCCCCTTCGCCGCGGACTTCTCCCAGCAGATCGCCCGGATGAACGGCGACGAGATCCGCGTCCTGCTGGAGGGTGCCACGTACCTCTTCTCCAACGAGTACGAGAAGGGGCTCATCGAGTCCAAGACCGGCTGGACGGACGCCGAGATCCTGGAGAAGGTCGGCCACCGGGTCACCACGCTCGGCTCGCGGGGCGTACGGATCGAGAAGACCGGTGAGGAGCCGATCGTCGTCGGCTGCGCCGAGGAGGAGCGCAAGGCCGACCCGACCGGTGTGGGCGACGCGTTCCGCGCCGGGTTCCTGTCGGGTCTGGCCTGGGGCGTCTCGCTGGAGCGGGCGGCCCAGGTGGGCTGCATGCTGGCGACCCTCGTCATCGAGACCGTGGGCACACAGGAGTACCAGCTGCGCCGCGGCCACTTCATGGAGCGCTTCACCAAGGCCTACGGCGACGAGGCCGCGGCCGAGGTGCAGAAGCACCTGGCGTAA
- a CDS encoding cysteine desulfurase/sulfurtransferase TusA family protein yields MSYFDAASGAPLHPVARQALLASLDEGWADPARLYREGRRARMLLDAAREAAAEAVGCRPDELGFTPSGTHAVHSGIAGALAGRRRVGRHLVVSSVEHSSVLHSAELHEKEGGSVTRVPVDRAGRVDASDCAAALQEDTALACLQSANHEVGTEQPVSEVAELCRAAGVPLLVDAAQSLGWGPVEGQWSLLTASAHKWGGPAGVGLLVVRKGVRFAAQGPVDERGYGFENLPAIVAAAASLRAVRAEAAQEAVRLRELTERIRARVPELVADVEVVGDPERRLPGIVTFSCLYVDGETLLHELDREGFSVSSGSSCTSSTLTPSHVLKAMGVLSEGNVRVSLPAGTAAEDVERFLAVLPGVVNGVREKLGAPMPVAVVRADELLVDALGKRCPIPVIELAKVIGDVPVGGLVRVLSDDEAARLDIPAWCEMREQEYVGEEPADKGTAYLVRRTS; encoded by the coding sequence GTGTCCTACTTCGATGCCGCTTCCGGCGCCCCTCTCCACCCCGTTGCTCGTCAGGCCCTGTTGGCCTCGCTCGATGAAGGGTGGGCTGATCCCGCGCGGTTGTACCGGGAAGGCCGGCGGGCTCGCATGCTGCTCGACGCCGCCCGGGAAGCCGCTGCCGAGGCGGTGGGGTGCCGACCGGACGAGCTCGGCTTCACCCCTTCGGGGACGCACGCTGTGCACAGCGGGATCGCGGGAGCTCTGGCCGGACGACGACGCGTCGGACGCCACCTGGTCGTGTCATCCGTCGAGCACTCCTCCGTGCTCCATTCCGCCGAACTCCACGAGAAGGAGGGCGGTTCCGTCACCCGGGTGCCGGTCGACCGGGCGGGGCGGGTGGACGCCTCCGACTGTGCCGCCGCGCTCCAGGAGGACACCGCGCTCGCCTGTCTGCAGTCGGCCAACCACGAGGTGGGCACCGAACAGCCGGTGTCGGAGGTCGCCGAGCTGTGCCGGGCGGCCGGGGTGCCGTTGCTGGTGGATGCGGCGCAGTCGCTGGGGTGGGGACCGGTCGAGGGCCAGTGGTCGTTGCTGACGGCCAGTGCGCACAAATGGGGTGGACCCGCCGGAGTCGGGCTGCTGGTCGTCCGCAAGGGCGTGCGGTTCGCCGCTCAAGGGCCGGTGGACGAGAGGGGATACGGCTTCGAGAACCTCCCGGCGATCGTCGCGGCGGCGGCCTCGCTGCGAGCCGTGCGGGCCGAGGCCGCTCAAGAGGCGGTACGGCTGCGGGAGCTGACGGAGCGGATCCGGGCGCGGGTGCCGGAGCTGGTCGCGGACGTGGAGGTGGTCGGCGATCCGGAGCGGCGGCTGCCCGGGATCGTCACCTTCTCCTGTCTCTATGTCGACGGGGAGACCCTGCTGCACGAGCTGGACCGGGAGGGCTTCTCCGTTTCCTCCGGTTCGTCCTGCACCAGCAGCACGCTGACGCCCAGCCATGTGCTGAAGGCGATGGGAGTGCTGAGTGAGGGGAATGTGCGGGTCTCGCTGCCGGCGGGGACCGCGGCGGAGGATGTGGAGAGGTTCCTCGCCGTGCTGCCGGGTGTGGTGAACGGCGTACGGGAGAAGCTGGGCGCGCCGATGCCGGTGGCGGTCGTCCGTGCGGACGAACTCCTCGTCGACGCCCTCGGCAAGCGCTGCCCGATCCCGGTCATCGAGCTGGCCAAGGTCATCGGCGACGTGCCGGTGGGCGGCCTCGTGCGGGTGCTGTCGGACGACGAGGCGGCCCGCCTCGACATCCCGGCGTGGTGCGAGATGCGGGAGCAGGAGTACGTGGGTGAGGAGCCGGCGGACAAGGGGACGGCCTATCTCGTCCGCCGGACCTCCTGA
- a CDS encoding thioesterase II family protein — translation MTDVQELRHRWVREFASSPNSDITVVCFPHAGGSASYFQPLSARLTPRAEVVALQYPGRQDRRREPPLTSVDELVDGITGALRALTDRPMVFFGHSMGGTLAFETARRMEAELGERLLGLVVSGRRAPSSVRRDTVHLRNDAGLIAEIRKLEGTASALLDDEDVVSMILPALRADYTAVEQYVYRPGPALSRPLHVYIGDADPQVRADEAEAWAEHTSADFRIRTFRGGHFYLAEQSDQVIAALREDMAVFQERLRVDAER, via the coding sequence ATGACTGACGTGCAAGAGTTGAGGCACCGCTGGGTCAGGGAGTTCGCCTCTTCTCCGAACAGCGACATCACCGTCGTCTGCTTTCCGCACGCGGGAGGATCGGCCAGCTATTTCCAGCCGTTGTCCGCTCGGCTGACACCCCGTGCCGAGGTGGTCGCGTTGCAGTACCCGGGGCGTCAGGACCGTCGGCGGGAGCCCCCGCTCACCAGCGTCGACGAGCTGGTGGACGGGATAACCGGGGCGCTGCGCGCGCTCACCGACCGGCCGATGGTGTTCTTCGGGCACAGCATGGGCGGCACACTCGCCTTCGAGACCGCGCGACGTATGGAGGCGGAGCTCGGCGAGCGCCTGCTCGGGCTGGTCGTCTCGGGGCGCCGGGCGCCCAGCAGCGTGCGCCGGGACACGGTGCACCTGCGGAACGACGCGGGGCTCATCGCCGAGATACGCAAACTGGAGGGAACCGCGTCGGCGCTGCTGGACGACGAGGACGTGGTGTCGATGATCCTGCCCGCGCTCCGCGCCGACTACACCGCGGTCGAGCAGTACGTATACCGGCCGGGGCCGGCGCTGAGCCGTCCCCTGCACGTGTACATCGGTGACGCCGATCCGCAGGTGCGCGCGGACGAGGCCGAGGCGTGGGCCGAGCACACGAGCGCGGACTTCCGGATCAGGACCTTCCGGGGCGGTCACTTCTATCTGGCCGAGCAGAGCGACCAGGTGATCGCCGCGCTGCGCGAGGACATGGCGGTCTTTCAGGAGCGCTTGCGGGTCGACGCGGAGCGCTGA